ATCTTCACTATTATTACCGATTTTTTGAACTAACTGTGCTAAAACTTCTGGTATTTTTGGATTATTAAATTTAATCCAATCTAAGACTATCCTTTCTATGGATTCCCAAGATGGCAGACTTAATAAGTTTTCTATCTCAGATTCAGCAAATTGATATGAGTTATATTTATACCAAATATGAATACCTTTATGTTTCTTATCGGTAGATGAATATCATATCATGCTCTTACTATTATTTTCTTGCCTATATTCTGCTATGGTTAGCATCATATTTGTAAGGCTGGTATAGTACATTTCACGAATCCAGAAACCATCTGACCAGTAACCGAAATCTAGCCAGTTTATTTCTCCTTTTTTACTGACTATAATATAACCTTGGTCACTTTCTTCAGGACTAAAAAATAGCTTTAGAAAGTTGGAGTGGAAATGGTTACTAAATCTCCATCTATCATCTTCTGTACCAGGTTGATATGTTATTGATATATCCTGTAAAGTAGGAAATGTAAACCCATCAAAAATATAGTCATAGAGACCGATATCATCAGGTATAGAGCCATTTCTCCATTTATATAGTTCACGAACTTCTGTTGGTAACTGAACTGACCAATCTTGAGTAATTTGGTCTATTTCCTCATCTGAAAGACCGGGCTGTAATAATGTTACTTGTGATGGAAAATGTTTTTGCTCCCATTTAAGTATTTGCTCTAAGGCTTCAGTTAATAATGACATAGCAGTAATCTATAATTGCTGTTGAGAGATCGCTCATTAAGTCTCAACCGCATTTTAGCTTTTTAAAATAAAATAGGATTTAAACACATAAAGGCAAAGTACCCAATTATGGCGATCGTTGTTTCCTTGAATCCAGAATTAGAAGCCAGACTGCGCCAGAAAGCAGCACAACAAGGAAAAGATGTGAGTTCGGTTGCTTCTGAATTGCTAGAAGGTATCCTAGAGTGGGAGTTGCAAGACTCTCAAGAAGCTATTGAGGGCATTCAACGAGGATTAGAAGACTTTGAAGCGGGTAGATATCGTTCCTTTGATGAGTTCGCTGAGGAACAGCGTCGCAAATATAACCTACCTATTGATTCATGAAATATCGTGTAGAAATTTCCAGCGTAGCAGAATCAGAAGCAGACAAAATATTTTTACAGTTGTCTCAAGTTACTTCTCCTGAGAAAGCAAGCCAATGGTATGTAGGGCTACTGCAAATCATCCAGTCTCTATCACAAATGCCAAAGCGATGTTCTCTAGCTAGAGAAAATGATTACTTTAGCCAAGAAATCCGCCAAATACTTTACGGTCGAGGACGCAATTCATACAGGATAATTTTCACAATTGTAGATGGGCAAGAAATATCTACAGTTCGTCTACTTCATATCCGTCATGCCTCACAGCAAACTCTTGGTGAAGTACCAGATGACTCAGACGCGACCTAATTTGATTCATACTAAAATTTAATGTTTAATGGCTTGCTATCAGCGTTTGGATGCAGAAACTTTTTCGCTGGCTATGATGTGTATATCGATATTTTTTAGTAAGCGGACTAATGTTTGCGTTAAAGAACCTTTAAGGAACATTTGCCAACGAGAACGCTGACTTTCGCCAATGACTATTTGTGTAATACGATATTTTTCTGCAACTTGAGCGATCGCCTGAGCTACATTATTATTAGTCTCTCTAATGAAAGTGCCGTCAAATTCTTTACACAATTTCTCACAAGTATCTATGTGTAAGCTTTCTTCTTTAGTTAGGAAGCGTTCAGGATTAGCAACGAATAATACATATAAGGGTGCATTCATGTAGTTAGATATTCTTGCACCCCTGCGTAAAAGTTGTACTGAATTGGGGTAAGTAGATACACAGACTAAAACTCGTTCATGAATGTTACAAAATTGTCCGTTGGGGATAGTGGCGATCGCTTCTTCTTCTACGTTGTCTGCTACTTCACGTAAGGCTAATTCCCGCAACGCAATTAAATTACGGCGTTGGAAAAAGTTATCCAGAGATTGTTGAATTTTCTGTGGTGCGTAAATCTTCCCTTCTAATAACCGTTCTTGTAATGTTTCTGGTGTAACATCTATTACTATTATCTCGTCTGCATCATCAAGAATCCTATCGGCTACACGCTCCCTAACTACAACACCAGTAATTCTCGCTACTACGTCATTGAGGCTTTCCAAATGCTGCACATTCATTGTGGAATAGACATCAATCCCTGCGGCTAAGATGACTTCCACATCTTCGTAGCGTTTTTCCCGTGGCGAACCAGGAACATTAGTATGAGCGAGTTCATCGACTAACACTAACTGGGGCGATCGCTTGATAATAGCCTCAGTATCCATTTCAGTTAATGTTAGTCCGCCTCTGACAATTTCCTGACGAGGTACAACTTCTAAACCTTCAGCTTTATCGGCTGTCTCCTTGCGTCCGTGGGTTTCTAAAAGCCCAATAACGACATCAATCCCTTCTTGTTTAAGTGCGTGCGCTTCTTCTAGCATCCGGTAAGTTTTCCCTACACCCGGAGCCATACCAATAAATATTTTGTGCTTACCCCGTTTTAATTGGTAATTTGTCATTAGTCCATAGTCAACAGTTAACAATTAAAAATCTTATCGATTTTGCTGATTATTCAAATCTTGCAAATCAAGAGCAGCGTTTAAGCGTAAAACATTGACTCCTGGTTCTCCAAAAATCCATAAAAACCTGCCATTAGTGTACTTATTAAGTAAAGGTAGAATTTCATCTGGTTGGATACCACGGGCGCGGGCTACTCTTTCTATTTGTTGTCTTGCTGCTTGAATAGAAATATGGGGATCTAAGCCTGAACCAGAACTATATATTAAATCTTCAACGGGTTGAATATTCTCATCGCGGAGTTGATTTGCTTCTTCAAGAATACGGTTTAATAGAGCCGGGTTGCTAGGAGCTAAATTACTACCACCAGATATACCAGTTGGTCTAGCTCTCCTTCCTTGACTATATCTTGTCACACTGGGACGACTATGAAAATACTTTTCGGAAGCGAATACTTGACCAATTAAAGCAGAACCAATTGGTTCCGCTCCTTCTATAGGGTAAATGATGCTACCGTTAGCTTGAGAGGGAAATAATCCTTGACCAACTACTAAAATAGCCAGAGGATAAATGATGGCTGTAATTAACCAAAATATGAGAGTAATGCGAATTGCTTTTAAAAGTTCTCTAATGAGTGACATATAAAATTTTCCGGCTACTGTTGAAGTTTTAATTTTGTAGTTGTAGATTTCCCTTCAATTTATTTAGCATCATTAAAAGCGTTCTGGCTGAAAAACGACGGTAAATAAGTAAATGACAAGTGCAGTTAGCACTAATGCTAATACGCGAAAAGCCCAAGCAGAGGTTTGATTTACAGTAATCCCCGTAACCGCATAAGCTGCTGGATGAAAGAGCAGATACACACCGAGAGTAATTGCGATCGCTAATAATAAATGTTGTTTACGCATAGTTAGTTAATAGTCAATAGTCCATAGTCATTAGTTCTTCTCCTCCTCATCTCTTTTATCTCACTACTTCACGCCAACCCAACGAGGGTAATTAACACATCGATCAATTTAATGGCGATAAATGGGACGATAACTCCACCTAAGCCATAGATTAAAATGTTGCGTTGTAGTAATTGATTAGCAGTAAGAGGTCGAAACTGTACACCTTTCAAAGCTAAGGGTATGAGAGCGGGAATAATTAGGGCATTGTAGATTAACGCAGATAGTACGGCAGAATTGGTACTGGTTAAGTTCATAATATTGAGGCTTTGCAGATTAGCCGATGCAAAGATGACGGGAATAATTGCAAAGTATTTAGCAATATCGTTAGCAATGGAAAATGTGGTTAATGCGCCCCGCGTAATCAGTAATTGTTTACCAATACCGACAATATCAATCAATTTTGTGGGATCTGAGTCCAAATCAACCATGTTGGCGGCTTCTTTGGCGGCTTGGGTTCCTGTATTCATGGCTACACCGACATTAGCCTGGGCTAAGGCTGGGGCATCGTTGGTTCCGTCTCCTGTCATGGCTACGAGTTTGCCTTGGGCTTGTTCTCGTTGGATGACGCTAATTTTATCTTCCGGGGTGGCTTCGGCAATGAAATCATCAACTCCAGCTTCTTGGGCAATGACAGAAGCGGTGATGCGGTTGTCACCAGTGAGCATGATTGTACGTACACCCATGCGCCGCAATTGGTCAAAACGCTCTCGAATGCCAGATTTCACAATGTCTTTGAGGTAGATAACACCGTAGATTTCGTTATCTAAACAGACTGCTAGAGGTGTACCTCCCTGTTGGGAAACTCGCTCAAAGGCTGTATCTAACTCTGGGGTAGTTCCTCCATTGCGCGATCGCACAAATCCCTTAATCGCTCCGACTGCTCCCTTCCGCGCTTCCCTTCCACCCGGTAGGTTAGTACCACTCATGCGTGTTTTGGCGGAAAACTCTACGCCTTGGGCTAGGTTGGTGTCGAGGTCATACCTTACACCAAATTTCTCAGCTAGACGAACAATAGATTTACCTTCAGGTGTATCATCAAAGACACTAGCAGCCCAAGCAACGCTGGCTAATTCTTCGATGGAATGACCGTTGATAGGGATAAACTCCTCTGCCAAGCGATTACCCAAGGTGATAGTGCCAGTTTTATCTAATACTAGAGTGTTCACATCACCGCAAGCTTCCACAGCCCGTCCTGAAGTAGCAATAACGTTGAATTGGGCGACTCTATCCATACCCGCAATACCGATCGCACTGAGTAAACCGCCAATGGTAGTGGGGATCAATGCAACTAACAGGGCAATCAAAATTGAGACATTGACTGGAGTATCGGCGTAGTAGGCAAATATAGGTAAGGTGGCGACAACAAATAAAAATACCAAGCTCAACACAGCCAGCAATACCGTCAAAGCAATTTCATTTGGCGTTTTTGTCCGTTCCGCACCTTCTACTAAAGCAATCATCCGGTCAATAAAACCTTTACCTGGGTCAGCCGTTATTCTGACAATGAGTTCATCAGAAATAATCCGCGTACCACCAGTAACGGAACTGGCAATATCTGAGCCTGATTCCTTGAGGACTGGGGCTGATTCTCCGGTAATTGCCGATTCATCAACTGAGGCGACACCCATAATTACTTCCCCATCGGCGGGAATGATGTCACCAGCTACTACATATACAGTGTCGCCTTGTTTGAGGTTGGTGGAAGGGACATCTGTAATTGTGCCATCGGGTGAAAGTAATTTGGCGAGGGTTTCCGATTTGGTTGAGCGCAAAGCATCAGCTTGGGCTTTCCCTCTACCCTCGGCTACGGCTTCGGCAAAGTTGGCGAACCAAACAGTAAAGAACAAAATCGCTGTTAAGATGCCATTGAAAAGCTGGGGATTTTTCTGCTGAGTCGGGCCGAATAAATTAGGTTGAATTGTGAGTGATAAAGTGATGAGCGTTCCCACCCACACCAAAAACATCACAGGATTTTTAATGGCTAATTTGGGATTGAGTTTAACAAAAGCATCCCTAATTGCCCGGAGGTAAATACCTTTGGTTTTGATTTTAGCTTTCTTGCGTGCCTGACGGCGATCGCTTGGGCGAGAACGGGTTTTATTTTTTGGGGTAGGTGCAGCGTTCATGGTGGGGAGTAGGGAGTAGGGAGTGGGGAGTGGGGAGTGGGGAAAGAGAAAGGGAGTAATTATTTTCTCCTCTGCTCCTCTGCTCCCCTGCCTCTTCTAACTACCAGAGGCTAGTTTAAATGCTTCGGCGATGGGACCTAAAGCAAGGACGGGGAAGAAGGTTAAGACTCCTAATATCAAAACTATGCCGGCGGTGACGGTGGTAAATAGTAGGGAATCTGTCTTTAAGGTTCCTGGGGTTTGGGGTACAGTTTGCTTACGGGACATACTGTCAGCCAAGAGTAGCATTGCCACAATTGGAACGTAGCGTCCGATGAAAATGCTAACGCTGGTGCTGAGATTCCACCAGAGGGTATTGTCTCCCAGTCCTTCTAAGCCGGAACCATTGTTAGCACTGGCTGAGGCGTACTCATAAACTACCTGGGAAATGCCGTGGTAGCCAGGGTTAGTAATACCCGCAAGAGAAAAAGGATAGGCTAGGGCGATCGCACTGGGAATTAAAACTACTATGGGGTGAATTAGTAATATTAAGCTGGCGAGAACGATTTCACGTTTCTCAATTTTGCGTCCAAAGATTTCTGGGGTACGTCCTACCATTAATCCTGTCAAAAATACGGTGAGAATCAGGTAAATAAATAGGTAAGCTGTGCCAGTTCCCTGTCCACCCCAAATTATTTGTAAGAATAAGTTAAATAAAGTCGCAAATAGTCCTTGAGGCATTAAAGCATCGTGCATACCGTTGACTGCGCCGCACATGGTGGCGCTTGTCATCACTGCCCATAATGCTGTTTCTGCCCAACCAAAGCGCAATTCTTTGCCTTCTAGATTCGGTTTCTCTATTCCTAAAGAGCCGTTAACTAGAGGATTTCCTTGTAGTTCGCCAGTTGCGGCTACCCACACCAGAATTACAAATACGATAAAGACCATCCAAAACAACAGCCAAGCCTGTTTGATATTTTTGGCAAATACTCCGTATGTATAAATCATGGCTGCGGGGATCGCAATCATGGCAATGCTTTCTATCAAGTTAGTCGCACCGTTGGGATTTTCAAAAGGATGAGCGGAGTTAGCTGCAAAAAAACCACCGCCGTTTTCACCCAACATTTTGATCATCTCGAAGGATGCTACCGGGCCTCTGGCAATATATTGTGTTCCACCTTCTAGGGTAGTTATAGTTAATGTTGGGCCTAATGTTTGGGGTACGCCTAACAAAACTAAGACGATCGCACCAATTACCGAGATGGGCAATAATATTCTGGTGATCCCACGGGTGAGATCAATATAGAAATTTCCTAGCTTTTTACCTGTTAAACCACGAATAAAAGCAATACCGACTGCTAAACCAGTAGCGGCTGAGGTAAACATCAAAAATCCCAAAGCTGCTACTTGGGAGAAGTAACTGAGGGTTGTCTCACCAGCGTAGTGTTGCTGGTCAGTATTGGTGACAAAGGAAATTACTGTATGCAGTAGAATATCCCAGCGAGGTACACCTAAACCGTTAGGATTCCACGGTAATAACCTTTGATAATGTATCAGTGAATATACTAAAATACCCATGAATAGGTTAGTGTACAGTATTGCGCGGATATACTGCCAACCATTCATGTCATCTTTAGGACGAACACCCGATATTACATAGATACTGCGCTCTATTGGGTTCATTAAAGGATCGAGTATCGTTCTTTCTCCCAAGAACACACGCGCTATGTATCTACCCAAAACGGGGGTAATTGCTATGACAATACATAGCATTAAGCCGATTTGTAACAAACCTTGTCCCATTTATTTCATACCCAAAGCCAATGGAATGTCATGAAACTAATTATTAGATATAAAAAATAACCTGTTTACTGAGAAGAGTGTGAGCAATTTGGCAACTTCTGCGATCGCTCAACTAACTCTACATAAATTACTTGTTTAAACCATAACTATTTTTTACTTGCTGTTTAAAGTCTCCATCAAGAATAGTTAAATTTACTTTTACACATATATTTGACTTATTAACACTCCTGTTTATACAACACATCCACAAGATTGGCTACTGAATGGTTGTAATAATTACCTGATGGCAAATTAACTAAAAGTATAATATTATACAAAATTTTGTATATGCTCAGGATGAATATAGGATCTAACTTTTAATAGTTTTGAGGAATAAACATATTAAGAAATAATAGCTAAGTAGAAGGACTAAATTAAACCTACTTACTATTAAATTTAAAAAGAATATGTGTGCAGAACAATATAATCATCAAAGTGTGTTAATTGTCGGTGGAGGCCCGGCTGGTTTTGCTACTGCATTAATGTTGGCTAAACGCGGTTGGACTGATATCACAGTTCTAGAACAAAGAAGCACAGCAGATTACTATGAACCAGACAAGTCCTTTAATTATCTAATTGATGGTCGGGGTCAAAAGTTCACAGATTATCTAGGAATGACTTCTAAACTGTCAGCAATAGGCGTTTCCACCCAAAATTTTTACTTAACAAGAATAGCCCCAGATGGTAGCAAGAAATTATCAAAGTTGCCTATTGTAGACCCTAAGCGAAAAACTTCTTATTGGATTACAAGAAAGGCTTTTGTCAGAATGTTGTATCAGGAAATTGAACATAATTGGCAAAATTATATCAAAGTATTGTTCAATGCTAAATGTGTCGAAATTAACAAGATACCTGTCAATCACAATGAAGACAAACTAGATGTTATTGCTGAGGTCGGTAAGGATAATTTTATTAAATTTGCACCTAGTCTTCTAGTTGGTTGTGATGGTCTTCGTTCTGTAGTTCGCAATACCTTGGCAGAGTGGGATACCTCCGGGTTGAATAAATTTCAGATGCAGCTTTTCCCCTCTGATAGTGCTGGTTTGAGGTATAAAGTTTTAAGCTTACCACCGAAGCTACCTTTGGACAACAAGGGTGAAGAAGATACCGTAAGTGAAATGGCTTATGTTGTTATGGGCGTATTGCGTCATCCTCAGCGTTCTTTACGTCTTGGTTTATTACCTGTAAAAGACCCAGAGGAACCACGGACAGCAAATGTTATAAATAAACCAGACCATGAGGTTTGGAATTTAAAAGATGGCGAGGCAATTTACAGCTTTTTTGAGAAATCTTTTCCTCAATTACCCTTAGACAAAATATTATCCCCAGAAGAAGCAGACCGTTTTGCTAAAAGTGAAGGCGGTTATTTCCCGAAACCTCAATACTGTTCTGGACTCCAATTTTTACTGAGACACAAGCCAGAAAGTAAAGATGCTTCAGCTATTGGGGTAGTGCTGTTAGGTGATACTATTCATTGCTTCCCGCCAGATATCGGACAGGGAGTAAACTCAGCGTTAGAAGATGTTCTTGTTCTGGATGAAGCGCTTTCTCAGACGAATGATGACATCTCCCAAGCACTACCTTTATATGAGTCCTTGCGAGTTGCTGATAGCAAAGCTTTAATTAGGCTTGTCCAAATTGCTTTTCCCTGGCAATACGGTCAAGACCCCTTCCGCTCTAAGCTATGGAGTATCAAGTTGTTTCTCAAGCTTGCACTCAGTCGCCTCTTACCCTTCCTACTCAGTCCACCAGCATATTTCCTCGTCCGAAATTACCAGCTTTCTTACCAAGAAATTCTGTTTAGAGTCGAGCGTACCAACAAAATTCTCTACGTACTTGGGCTAATAATATTGTGTGGATTGTTAGTTGTGGGCGATCTCTGGCGATTATAACAGTTGACAATTGACAATTGACAGTTGTCCATAAGAAAGGGCAAAGGGTAAGGGGTAAAGGATTTTCATTCTTACCTTTCACCTTTCACCTTTTCCCTCTTAAATCTCCCTCATCTCCCTTATCTCCCCCCACTCCCCACTCCCTTTCATCACATAATATTTAACGGGTCTACATCTATTGTTAAAGTGACATTATCAGCACACAGTAAGCGTACTTCGTCCCAGTCAGGTAAATATGGCAAAGCGTCAGGGGCAAATTTTAACAATATCTGCCAGCGATAACGGTTTGCTACCCTCATGACACTGGCTGGTGCTGGGCCTAAAATTTCAAAGCCTGGGTTGTCGCTTAAGACTGTGGCGATCGCACTAGCTGTATTTTGTACTTGAATAGGATCAAGGCTACTCAATCGCAATAAAATTAACCTGCCATAAGGTGGGTAATTCAGAACTTGCCGTTGTTCTAATTCAGCCTGCACAAAAGATTGATAGTCATGATACCTGACTGCCTCAATTACCGGATGTTCTGGGGTATAGGTTTGCATAATTACCCTGCCGGGATCATCACCTCTACCAGCCCTACCTGCTACTTGAGTTAAGGTTTGAAACGCCCTTTCACTGGCGCGATAATCTGATAAGTTTAACAGTCCATCGGCAGCCACTACACCTACCAGTGTCACCTGTGGTAAGTCCAAGCCTTTAGTCAGCATTTGTGTACCCACTAATAAATTCGCTTCCCCATTGGCAAACCGAGTTAGTAGGGTACGGTGTGCGCCTTTGTTACGAGTGGTATCACTGTCAAAACGGATGTATTTCAATTCTGGAAACTGTCGGCTTAACTCTTGGGCAACACGTTGAGTTCCGCTACCGAAGAATTTCAGGTAAGGGGAACTACATTCCGGGCAGTGTTTAGGATGTACAGCTACATAATTACAGTAATGACAGCGTAATAATTGCGGTGCGCCTTCTTCTGTCTGGTGATACGCTAGGGACACATCACAGTGGGGACACTCCACGACATAGCCACAACTACGGCAAGAGACAAAGGTACTATGTCCGCGACGATGGATAAATAAAATTCCCTGTTGTCCTGTCTGTTGCAGTTGTTCTAAAGCGTCTTGTAACGACCGACTAAATATAGACCGATTTCCCTCCTGCAACTCTTGCCGCATATCTACAATTTCCACTGGCGGTAGAGGGCGGGAGTTGATGCGTTCGGGGAGGGGGGAGTAGTGGGTGGGGAGTGGTGGTTCGGCTACGCTCACCAACCGGGAGTGGGGAGTGGGGAGTGGGGGAGATGAGGAAGTGGGGGGAGTAGGGGGGGATGAGGGGGATGAGGAAGTTGTTAATTTTGAATTTTGAATTTTGAATTTTGAATTTTGACTCACACTCACCCACGTTTCTAACGATGGTGTGGCGGAACCTAAAATTAAGGGACAGTTTTCTAGTTCTGCACGCCATTGGGCGACGGTGCGGGCGTTGTAGGTGGGGATGGGGGAGTCTTGTTTGAAACTGCTGTCGTGTTCTTCGTCGAGGATGATTAAGCCGAGGTTGGGTAGGGGGGCAAAAATGGCGCTGCGTGTGCCGATGACAATTTGGGGATCGCCTGTCAGCATTTGTCTCCAGGTGTCGTAGCGTTCGCCGTCGGAGAGGGCGCTGTGATAGACGTTGATTTTATTGTTACCAAAACGGGCGCGGAAACGGTCGGTGAGTTGAGGCGTAAGACCAATTTCTGGGACTAAAACTAGGGCTGATTTTCCTTGTGCTAGTAGTGGAGCGATCGCTTGTAAATATACTTCTGTTTTGCCGGAACCTGTCACTCCATGTAACAATACTTGAGCAAATCCGTCTAGCTTTTGTATAGTTGCTAAGGCATTACTTTGGGCAATATTTAATGATTTTGGTGTATCTAAATCTAATACTTGTGCTTGTTCTTTTCGTAATATTTCCCGTTCTTCAATAGCAATGTAGCCTTTTTGTTCCATCGCCTTTAGGGTAGAGGAACTGGTACTACAAATTTGTAACAATTCACTGTGCCATAACTCACCACCACTTCTACGCAATACATCTAAAATTTCTCTTTGCCTGGTGGTTAAATCACTATCAATTGTGTTAATTAAGATCACTGCTTTTTGCAGTTTTGGTCGAGTTGTTCGGGGTGGTTCTATGTAACTTTCTACTAAACCAATACGTAATAATTCCCGCACTCCCCTATAAGTTGATTTAACTTTTTGCTGTAAATAAGCGAAGCTATAATCTCCTGCGCTTTGGGCTTGTAATAGCTTGAGAATTTGCTGTGCTGGAGGACTTAAAAACGAAATTGAAGATTGCTCATTTTGTCTTTTTATCAAGCGGACTCTGCGTTGGGATCGCCCTAATAATCCCGGTGGTAAGGCTACCCTTATTACCTGAATCAATGGCGTATAGTAATACGCTGCTACGCGATTTAATAATTCCCAATAAGCACTAGCAAAAAACCCAGAAGTTACTACATCCTCTACTTCACGGATTTTTTCTGGCGCTATGTCAACATTGGGTTGTGTGGATAATCGAATTGCGATCGCGCCTAATTGCTGAGGGCCAAAAGGTACACTTAATATATCTCCTGGTTTGATTTCTAACTGATTTGGTATCCGGTATGTGAATAATCCTGAATTACCAGGACAGTCAACTAATACTTCAACATACTGATTTGCATTGCTTGCCGCTCGGTATAAGTTCTGATTTTCGCTAACTAATAAACCTAGTGAATTGTTGTCATTAATATACATAATTGTTTAATTCTAAAGATAAATCTTCTTATTTCCTTAGACCAAGCCACTTAACTTTACTGAGCTTGTCAGATTATGGTTTTTCTTTCCTTAGATGTAAATTGTAAATCCTACTACTTTTATTACTTATAATACTTGATAAGTTTCCTCTTATGTAATCTACTAGACAAATTTAACCAAAGCATACGTGCAATAAATATTTGAAGACAACTATAAAAAATCAAACTATGTCCTGGGAAATTGATGAAATAGTTTATCTAAGTACTAAATAGGGAATAGCCTTTTTTCCGCCCATTGATAGATATTCATTCCTTTGTCTCTATGAGATGCTTTTATACAAATAATTTCTTGGAAATAATAAATTGCCAAATTATTAGCATTCGGGAAAATTACTCAAGCTAATAACAAATCAAGACCAACAAATATTATGTGATTCCTCTCATATCTCTCTACAGGTAAAGCTAAAAAACTTTATAAAAGTTTATAATTTTTAAAGATAATAAGGAGAATAACTTATATTTCTTTCTATTTGTTAAATAAAAAAGAGATTGAGGGGGTTTGACAGATTAAAGGATTAATAAAAAAATAAGCAATATATTTGTAGGAAACTGAGAAAATAAAATTTGGGTGCGAAATTAATATCCCAAGAAATTGAACATAGCAGCTACACACCGACAGCTAGCAATTAATGGAAATTTCTAAAAATTAAATTACGAACACTGGATGCTGTCAACAAAAAGACACAGCTTAAGTTAGGGAAACTACCAATTCTCAGTAGTTAATATATTTCATTAAATTATGTACCAGACAAAGCATGAATCC
Above is a genomic segment from Nostoc sp. MS1 containing:
- the priA gene encoding primosomal protein N', which encodes MYINDNNSLGLLVSENQNLYRAASNANQYVEVLVDCPGNSGLFTYRIPNQLEIKPGDILSVPFGPQQLGAIAIRLSTQPNVDIAPEKIREVEDVVTSGFFASAYWELLNRVAAYYYTPLIQVIRVALPPGLLGRSQRRVRLIKRQNEQSSISFLSPPAQQILKLLQAQSAGDYSFAYLQQKVKSTYRGVRELLRIGLVESYIEPPRTTRPKLQKAVILINTIDSDLTTRQREILDVLRRSGGELWHSELLQICSTSSSTLKAMEQKGYIAIEEREILRKEQAQVLDLDTPKSLNIAQSNALATIQKLDGFAQVLLHGVTGSGKTEVYLQAIAPLLAQGKSALVLVPEIGLTPQLTDRFRARFGNNKINVYHSALSDGERYDTWRQMLTGDPQIVIGTRSAIFAPLPNLGLIILDEEHDSSFKQDSPIPTYNARTVAQWRAELENCPLILGSATPSLETWVSVSQNSKFKIQNSKLTTSSSPSSPPTPPTSSSPPLPTPHSRLVSVAEPPLPTHYSPLPERINSRPLPPVEIVDMRQELQEGNRSIFSRSLQDALEQLQQTGQQGILFIHRRGHSTFVSCRSCGYVVECPHCDVSLAYHQTEEGAPQLLRCHYCNYVAVHPKHCPECSSPYLKFFGSGTQRVAQELSRQFPELKYIRFDSDTTRNKGAHRTLLTRFANGEANLLVGTQMLTKGLDLPQVTLVGVVAADGLLNLSDYRASERAFQTLTQVAGRAGRGDDPGRVIMQTYTPEHPVIEAVRYHDYQSFVQAELEQRQVLNYPPYGRLILLRLSSLDPIQVQNTASAIATVLSDNPGFEILGPAPASVMRVANRYRWQILLKFAPDALPYLPDWDEVRLLCADNVTLTIDVDPLNIM